The Nocardia sp. NBC_00508 nucleotide sequence CCAGCGTTGCGAGGCGCTCTTCGACTTCGGCTTCGGTGGCGCCGATCGCGACGTTGAAGTTCGAGGATCGCACGATCGCGGCGAAGTCGGTGCCGACTTCGGCGCAGTGCGTGCGCAGGATCTCGGATTTGCGGGTGAACTCTTCGGGGTTGCCGCTGAAGTTGGTGTACTGCGCGTATTTCGCGGCGATGCGCAGCGTCTTCTTCTCGCCGCCTCCCGCGATCCAGAGGGGAACACCGTCTTCCTGCACGGGAAGCGGGCGCACGATGGCGCCGTCCACCTGGTAGTACTTGCCGTCCAGGGTGGCCGATCCGGTGGTCCATGCCTGCCGGAAGATCTGCACGCCTTCATCGAGGCGGCCCAGCCGTTCGCCCGCTGAGGGGAAGCCGTAGCCGTAGGCGCGCCATTCGTGTTCGTACCAGCCGCCGCCGATGCCCATCTCGGCCCGGCCACCCGAGATCAGGTCGACTGTCGCTGCGACTTTCGCCAGGTATGCGGGGTTGCGGTAGCTGATCGCGGTACACATCTGGCCGAGCCGGATACGCGAGGTGGTCGCCGCGAACGCCGACATCAGCGTCCACGCCTCGTGCGTCGCCTCCTCGGTCGGGGTCGGGACGGTGTGGAAGTGGTCGTACACCCACAGCGATTCCCATGCTTCGCTCGCGTCGGCACGCTGGGCAAGGTCACGCATCACACCCCACTGCGCCGCGGGGTCGATGCCCACCAGATCGAGCCGCCAACCCTGCGGGATGAAGATGCCGAAGCGCACAGATATCTCCTTCGCGTATATCGAGCCACATTCCATAACACGGCTCCGAGCTTCACTGTTCCCAGTACACCCCCTGCGAGCAACCGTTCGGCGCACGGCGCGTCCAATTCCGACGCGCGGATGACGACCGTCCCGCGGAATTCGCTGGCCTCGTGCGGCCCGGATCGGTCACGCTGGATGCCGTATGAACAATGAAAGACAACCTCGACTCGGCGTCGATTTCGGCCGGGTCATCCAGGGGGCCGCCTTGGCGGCCGGCGCCCGGGACACCGTATTCCTGTCCGGCGGCCTCGCCGAAGCGCTCCGCACGCCGCCCAGCCCGGGTGCCTTCGAGGTCCTGCCCCGCCTGGTGCGGCGTTTCGAGGGCCGGGCCTGGGTGATCTCCAAATGCGGCCCTCGGGTCGAGCAGCGCACCCGCCAGTGGCTCGACCACCACGACTTCTACGACCGGACCGGGATCGCGCGCGACAACGTGCGCTTCTGCCGTGCGCGGGCGGACAAGGCGGTGCACTGCGCCGAACTCGGCATCACGCACATGATCGACGACGGCCTCGACGTGCACCGCGCGCTGCGCGATCTGGTGCCGCACCGGTACCTGTTCGGCGTGCAGAACGATCCGATTCCCGACTGGGTGCGTCATGTTCCCACTTGGGACGATGTCGAACTCGCGGTGGAGGCGACCATCGACTCCGCGGAGTGAGCGCCGACGCCGATGGGCATGCATTCCACGTGGGCACGGCGCACCGGGATGTCACCCTCGAGTGTCGTGCGGTACAGCACCCTTTCGCCACTGATGGGCTGGTGACACAGTGAGGGGTGGCACCACGCCGGCGGGCGTTATCGCCGTTCGGTCAACGTCGCAATGACCGGGAACTTGGTGTTGAGAGTCAGCGCGGAAGTCGGGGTGAGGTCTGGGTTCGCGATGGCGAACTCGAACCGTCGCATGATGGTCGAGAGCGCGAGCTGCATCTCCATCATCGCGAACGCGTTGCCGATGCAGAGGTGCCCGCCCGCACCGAAGGGCAGATACACGTTCCGGTCACGGGCGGCGACCGCGTCGGCGGTGAAGCGGTCCGGGTCGAAGGTGTCAGGCTGATCCCAACACTCGGGGTTCCGGTGTGCATGGTAATAGCTGAACATCAGCGGAGTGCCTGCCGGGATGTGGTAACCCCCGATCTCGTCGTCCTCGGCGGCACGACGTTGTCCCATCCATGCCGGTGGTTTGAGCCGCAATACCTCTTCCAGCACCTGCTTGCTGTAGGGCAGTGCGGGCAGGTCGGTCATGGTGGCGTGCCCGCCGGGCAACGCGGCGTCAACGTCATCGCGCAGCTGCTGACGCACCTCCGGATGCAGCTGCAGCAGCAGCATGGCTGACGTCAGGGCCGAGGAGCTGGTCTCGTGACCA carries:
- a CDS encoding LLM class F420-dependent oxidoreductase, which translates into the protein MRFGIFIPQGWRLDLVGIDPAAQWGVMRDLAQRADASEAWESLWVYDHFHTVPTPTEEATHEAWTLMSAFAATTSRIRLGQMCTAISYRNPAYLAKVAATVDLISGGRAEMGIGGGWYEHEWRAYGYGFPSAGERLGRLDEGVQIFRQAWTTGSATLDGKYYQVDGAIVRPLPVQEDGVPLWIAGGGEKKTLRIAAKYAQYTNFSGNPEEFTRKSEILRTHCAEVGTDFAAIVRSSNFNVAIGATEAEVEERLATLAARLTPFIGADQAKTHIDDLYRGTAAVGTPEQIIENLTRVRDLGLGYAILNFPEAAYDTSGIELFEREVIPALR